In Desulfoferula mesophila, the genomic window AAGGCCGCCCCCAAGAAGAAATAAGCGACCCGGCTGAAATAAAGAGGCCGCGCTCTCCCTGGGGAGGGCGCGGCCTCTTTCGTTGTCGCTGCCTGCCTAGAAGCGCCAGTTGAGCGTGGCGCCGAACACGTAGCCGTTATCCAGGTCCACCTGGTCCTGCCCCCGGTCGCTCCAGTCGTCGCCCTGGAACCACAAACGGTCAAAGGCGTAAGAGGCGGTCAGGCGCAGCAATAGGTCATGGGGCAGGAAGAACTTGAGCCCGGCCTTGGCTTCCTTTTGGTAGAAGAACAGGCGGTTCTTGTCGTCGGTGCGCTCGCTCAAAAACCAGCGTTGGTAGGTCCAGTCGAAGCCCGCGAAGCCCTCCACCCAGGGCTTGGGGCGGTAGGCCACGCTGCTGATGACGGTGTTGGGGTAGATGTATAGGCCGCTCAAGGTCCACTTGGGCGCGGGCTTGTAGCGCACGCTGGCCAGGGGCAGGCCCACCAGGATGCTCAGGTTCTGGTCGGGCATGTAGGCGTAGGCCACCCCGGGAATGGGGATGCCCGGCAAAAAATCGCGGGTGTTGGAATAGTTGATGAGAAACAACCAGCGGTGGGCCTTGCCCTGGGGGGTCAGCAGGGTGGCCGTGGCCGAGATGGAGGTGTCGTCTAATTGGTTGAAGGGCTTGTCGCTGGGCGAACCCACGGTCAGCTCGCCGCCAAACACCCAGCCCCGCTCCATCTTGTGGCGGTAGGTGGCCCCCAGGCGCAGGTCGTAGAGGTCCTGGGGAAAGGCTTGCCCGCTGTCGGGCAAGACCGCCGAGGAGTCGATGTACATGTGGGAGGCCCGGCCGTGCAGGGCCAGCTCGTCGCGGGGGTTTTGATACAGGGGGACCAGAAAGCGGCCGGTGTTGCTGAGGTAGCCCAGGTCGCTGTTCTGGCCCTGCACCGCCTGGCTGGGCGAATAGCTGCCCTCGTAGTTCAGGTTGTACTTGAGGTTGCCGATGCGGGGCACCATCCAACCGCCCAGGTCCATGGCCCGGCTCGGCATCGCCCAGGTCAGGCCGGCGAGCAAAGCGATGCTCAAGGCTGTGATCAAGGATTTCCTAGACAAAGCGTGCAACTTTCTCTTGGGCTGGGGCGTCCGGGCCCGAGGCCCGAACGCGGCCCAAGCTAACCAGTTGGGCGCCTAAGATTCGGGCGGTCGCTCTTTCTTGGCCAGCAACCGCCGCCAGGTGTCGTCCATCACGAAATAGACCACCACGAAGACCAGGGAAAAGGCCAGGAGCAGCGAACCGAGGTCCAGGACCACCCAGGGCCAGCTTTCGCCTTGCCAGGCGGGTAGCATCAAATATATCTCCCTGGCCGCGAACCAGCCAGTGGCCAGGGAGCAGACGATCGTCACCACTCTCAGAAGCCGCGCCACCGCGTCACTCCCGTCGCTAGAGGCCTTGCTAGGCCTGTTTGCCCGGCGCCTGCTTGATGGCGTCCGGGGCCATGAAGCGGTGTTGCAACCGCTTGACCAAGCGCCAGTTGGTGAACTGGTCTAGATAAGAATATACCACCGGCACCACCAACAGGGTGAGCACGGTGGAGGAGACCATGCCGCCGGCGATGGCCACGGCCATGGGCTGGCGGCTTTCCGAGCCCACGCCCAGGGCCAGCACCACCGGCAACACGCCGCCGATGGTGGACACCGCGGTCATCAGGATGGGCCGCAGCCTGGTGGCTCCCGCCTCTATCAGCGCCTCGTGGGCGTCCATGCCCTTTTCCCTGAGCTGCCTGGTGTAGTCGATGAGCAGGATGCCGTTCTTGGTGGCCAGACCCACCAGGAGGATCAGGGCGATCATGGAGAACAGGTTGAAGCTATTGCCCATGAGGAACAACAGGCCAAAGGCCCCGATGAACGACAGGGGCAGGCCCATCATGATAGCCAGGGGATGGGCGAAGCTCTCGAACTGGGCGGCCAGCACCATGTAGGTAAGGGCCACGGCCAGGATGAAGGCGAAGGCCACGTAACCGGCGGTCTCGGCGAAAGCCTCGGCCCGGCCCACGAAGGCACTGGTGTAGCCGTCGGGCAGAATCGTGTCGGCCAGGGCCTGCACCTCGGGCATGGCCTCGCCCAAGAGCTTGCCTTCCAGGTTGGCGTACACCGTGGCCGAGCGGCTGCGGTCCAGGCGGTTGATGATGTTGGGGCCCACCCCCTGCTCCAGAGTGACGAAGCTGGACACGTCCAACCGTTGGCCGTCGCGGGCGCGCATCCAGATGCGCTGCACGTCCTGGGGCAGCACCCGTTGGTTTTCCTTCAGCCTGACCCTGACGTCGTAGCTCTTGCCGCCCTCGCGGAAGTCCACCGTCTTCACCCCGCCCAACAGGGCGGCCACCGCCGTGGCCACCTCCCGGGCGCTCACCCCGGCGTCGGCCGCCCGGGCGCGGTCTATCTTCACGCGCACCTCGGGCTTGCCTATCTCCAGGTTGCGGGTGATGCCCACGTAGCCCGGGGTGCTCTCCAGCTTCTCCATGAGCTGGCGGGAGATCTGGTCGATCTTGTCGATGTCCGGGCCCTGGATGACGAACTGGATGTCCTCGTTGCGCGAGCCCGCCCCCAGGGGGGAGATGCGCGACACCGTGCCGCGCACGTCGGGCAGCTGGCGCAGCAGGCCGCGCACCACCGACTGCAGCTCGGTCTGGGTGCGCTTGCGGTCCTTTTTGTCGGTCAGGGTCACCATGGCGATGGCCTTGTTGGCCCCGTCATAGCCCGACACCGAGAAGAAGTGGTCGATCTCCGGCACCTTGATCATTTCGTCTTCCAGCCGGTGCAGAACCGAGTCGGTCTTCTCCAGGGAATAGGACAGGGGGGTCTCCAGGCGCACCATGAAGCGCCCCTCGTCCTCGGCGGTGACGAACTCCTTGCCCAGCATGGTGAATATCCCGCCGCCCACCACCATGGCGGCCACGGCCATGGCCATCACCGCCAGGCGGTGGCGCAGGCACCAGGAGATCAGGTGGCGATAGAAGCTGCTGGTGGCCTCCATGGCCCGGTTGAACAGGTTGAACAACCCGTTGGTGGTCTGCTTCACGGTGAGGAAACGGGCCGAAAGCATGGGCACCACGGTAAGGGCCACGAAGGTGGAGCAGGCCACGGAAAAGGCCAGGGTCACCGCGAACTCGTAGAAGAAGCGCCCCACGATGCCGCCCATGAAGGCCACGGGCAAAAACAC contains:
- a CDS encoding efflux RND transporter permease subunit, translating into MFLTDFSIRRPVAATMMVTALVVFGLIGVTRLGVSLFPDVDFPMVTVTTVWENARPEEVDNEITDKLEDAISSVSGIKHINSASMQGVSRIVVEFELTKDVDVAAQELRDKISTKLRELPVEAEAPVIDKLDINAQPIIWLAVRGPQAIETLTKVADEQLRPMIQKIQGVGEVRVGGARKKEVHVWLDRDRLAAYNLGVGDVISALTREHVEIPGGKIESKDKEFLIRTVGEFPTPQAFNRMIVAYRDGYPVRLEEVGSARSAREESVGVARFTTKQTGGMRTVGLGISPRSGANEVAIAQKIRKVLPELRRVAPEGIIIDVATDTTIFTEKSIDEVQSQLLLGAIIAALIIFLFLQNLRTTIISAVAIPTSIISTFACMYWMGFTMNNMSMLALVTAVGLVIDDAIVMVENIFRHRTELKQGAMEAAFEGSSEIAFAVVATTVALGGVFLPVAFMGGIVGRFFYEFAVTLAFSVACSTFVALTVVPMLSARFLTVKQTTNGLFNLFNRAMEATSSFYRHLISWCLRHRLAVMAMAVAAMVVGGGIFTMLGKEFVTAEDEGRFMVRLETPLSYSLEKTDSVLHRLEDEMIKVPEIDHFFSVSGYDGANKAIAMVTLTDKKDRKRTQTELQSVVRGLLRQLPDVRGTVSRISPLGAGSRNEDIQFVIQGPDIDKIDQISRQLMEKLESTPGYVGITRNLEIGKPEVRVKIDRARAADAGVSAREVATAVAALLGGVKTVDFREGGKSYDVRVRLKENQRVLPQDVQRIWMRARDGQRLDVSSFVTLEQGVGPNIINRLDRSRSATVYANLEGKLLGEAMPEVQALADTILPDGYTSAFVGRAEAFAETAGYVAFAFILAVALTYMVLAAQFESFAHPLAIMMGLPLSFIGAFGLLFLMGNSFNLFSMIALILLVGLATKNGILLIDYTRQLREKGMDAHEALIEAGATRLRPILMTAVSTIGGVLPVVLALGVGSESRQPMAVAIAGGMVSSTVLTLLVVPVVYSYLDQFTNWRLVKRLQHRFMAPDAIKQAPGKQA